A single window of Micrococcaceae bacterium Sec5.1 DNA harbors:
- a CDS encoding ABC transporter ATP-binding protein codes for MTEIRETAPGAQSIDLAIETHGLVKRFGHRSAVDGIDLAVPRGAVFGFLGPNGSGKTTTIRVLLGLASANSGEIRVLGREMPQQLASVLPEVGALVEAPGFYPFLSGAANLLRLDSADRHASSSTRRQRVDEALDRVGLSHAAGKKVRAYSLGMKQRLGLANAMLRPRELLVLDEPTNGLDPQGTREVRSLVRSLAAGGTTVFVSSHLLAEVEQMCTHVGVMSAGRLVAQGPLDELRSAGQAHVLVRTPDVERAARVLARLGLVPGEAPGREVVQGNGLDGVKPEEIVAALVADGVRVRGFTVENASLEERFVSLTGEGFDVVG; via the coding sequence GTGACGGAGATCCGTGAAACTGCACCCGGCGCTCAATCGATTGACCTTGCCATAGAAACCCATGGCCTCGTGAAGCGCTTTGGGCACCGTTCCGCGGTGGATGGCATTGACCTTGCGGTCCCCCGTGGTGCGGTGTTCGGTTTCCTGGGGCCCAACGGTTCGGGAAAGACCACCACCATCCGGGTCTTGCTGGGGCTCGCTTCAGCGAACAGCGGTGAAATACGGGTTCTAGGCAGGGAGATGCCGCAGCAATTGGCCTCGGTGTTGCCCGAGGTCGGCGCGCTGGTGGAGGCGCCGGGCTTCTATCCATTTCTTTCCGGAGCGGCCAATCTGCTGCGGTTGGACTCCGCTGATCGCCATGCATCCTCTTCCACCCGACGCCAGCGCGTGGACGAGGCGTTGGACCGCGTAGGCCTCAGCCATGCAGCGGGGAAGAAAGTGCGTGCCTACTCACTGGGTATGAAACAGCGCCTCGGGCTGGCCAACGCCATGCTCCGGCCGCGGGAACTGCTGGTGCTCGACGAACCAACCAACGGGCTGGACCCCCAAGGTACCCGGGAGGTGCGAAGCCTGGTGCGCTCCCTTGCCGCCGGCGGGACCACCGTCTTCGTTTCCAGCCACCTCCTGGCCGAGGTGGAACAGATGTGCACCCATGTGGGCGTGATGAGTGCCGGACGGCTGGTAGCCCAAGGACCGCTGGATGAACTGCGCTCTGCCGGGCAAGCGCACGTCCTGGTGCGAACGCCCGACGTCGAACGTGCTGCCCGTGTTCTGGCCCGGTTGGGTCTGGTACCCGGCGAAGCGCCTGGCCGCGAGGTGGTCCAGGGAAACGGCCTGGACGGCGTTAAGCCTGAAGAGATCGTTGCCGCATTGGTGGCCGATGGCGTCAGGGTCAGGGGCTTCACTGTGGAGAACGCAAGCCTGGAGGAGCGCTTCGTGTCCTTGACCGGAGAGGGGTTCGACGTTGTCGGCTGA
- a CDS encoding DUF2092 domain-containing protein: MPALLIPLALALAALIGSVQAGATVSLPPKTADEILAMIARTEVRALSGTVVQTAELGLPEVPTAGPGIVPGATSALELLTGSHTARVYLDGPFKARLQILDRMAERDFVVNGGDAWFYNSADNSATHLSVPVPSKAERRGSGPSETARPDIPTPEAMASHFLSAIDSSTKVTVGDASTVAGRSAYRLSLLPRSDGTLVASVSIDVDSETGLPLGVEVRAKGQPEPAYSLAYTEINLTAPDAALFNFTPPAGATVTEKPVPMKPVPPAMEGPAAPAPDAPVPSPNEPATTEPAPTPDAVVPTPEGSATPMLPHPSPSVTGEGWDTVIGLPAGTAPAELTSNPLLAQALQPVSGGRALTTSLVSVLILDDGRVFAGLVPLDRLESAATAP; this comes from the coding sequence CGTCCAGGCCGGCGCAACTGTCTCCCTGCCGCCTAAAACGGCCGACGAGATCCTGGCGATGATAGCCCGTACCGAGGTGCGGGCGTTATCCGGCACTGTGGTGCAAACTGCGGAGTTGGGGCTGCCTGAAGTTCCCACGGCTGGCCCGGGAATCGTGCCCGGAGCCACGTCGGCACTTGAGCTGCTCACAGGCTCGCACACAGCGCGGGTCTATCTGGACGGGCCCTTCAAGGCCAGGCTGCAGATCCTGGACCGGATGGCCGAACGTGACTTTGTGGTCAATGGCGGCGATGCCTGGTTCTACAACTCCGCGGACAACAGCGCAACGCACCTGAGCGTCCCTGTGCCGTCAAAGGCTGAGCGGAGAGGATCCGGGCCAAGCGAAACAGCCCGTCCTGACATTCCCACTCCGGAGGCGATGGCCAGTCACTTCTTGTCAGCCATTGATTCCAGCACCAAAGTAACTGTGGGAGATGCGTCCACAGTGGCGGGTCGCAGCGCATACCGGCTGAGCCTGCTGCCGCGCAGTGACGGAACCTTGGTTGCTTCGGTGTCGATCGACGTCGACTCCGAAACCGGTTTGCCGCTGGGCGTCGAGGTCCGCGCGAAGGGCCAGCCGGAGCCCGCGTACTCCCTTGCCTATACCGAAATAAACCTCACCGCTCCAGACGCGGCTTTGTTCAATTTCACTCCTCCTGCCGGTGCCACTGTCACGGAGAAGCCGGTCCCCATGAAGCCGGTGCCGCCTGCGATGGAAGGTCCTGCTGCCCCGGCACCGGATGCTCCCGTCCCAAGCCCCAATGAGCCAGCTACCACTGAGCCGGCTCCGACCCCGGATGCTGTTGTTCCAACTCCTGAGGGATCAGCCACTCCGATGCTCCCCCACCCCAGCCCTTCAGTGACCGGTGAAGGGTGGGACACCGTGATCGGCTTGCCCGCTGGAACGGCGCCCGCCGAACTCACCTCGAACCCGCTACTCGCCCAGGCCCTGCAACCCGTGAGTGGCGGACGAGCCTTGACTACCTCCTTGGTGAGCGTCCTCATTCTCGACGACGGCCGCGTGTTTGCGGGATTGGTGCCGTTGGACCGGCTGGAATCAGCCGCGACGGCACCATGA